One Helianthus annuus cultivar XRQ/B chromosome 7, HanXRQr2.0-SUNRISE, whole genome shotgun sequence genomic region harbors:
- the LOC110868685 gene encoding ABC transporter B family member 15, whose amino-acid sequence MFLSPYNLIILCVNMFKQSKKTNNKIKTGSFRSIFMHADGTDMFLMTLGCFGAVGDGIAMPTMLLFTSTIMNNIGDSSSFTVDVFTDKMNKNAVNLCYMAIGIWVACFLEGYCWARTAERQASRLRSAYLKAVLRQEVAYFDLNVTSTAEIITSVSSDSLVIQECISEKVPVFLMNISVFSSAYIVAFILLWRLAIVGVPFIIVLVIPGLIYGRVLLNLSRKTREEYNKAGTVAEQAISSVRTVYSFVGENKSLLEYSAALEGTVKLGLQQGLAKGVAIGSNGVAFAVWSFLCWYGSRLVMYHGASGGTVFAVGAAIATGGLSLGSGLSNVKYFSDAMAASERIREIIIRVPEIDSDNMEGEILEQISGEVEFKNVKFTYPSRPESLIFKEFNLKVPAGKTVALVGGSGSGKSTVIALLQRFYDPQRGEICVDGVRIDKLQLKWLRSQMGLVSQEPALFATTIKENILFGKEDATMDEVVEAAKASNAHNFISQLPQAYDTQVGERGVQLSGGQKQRIAIARAIIKSPRILLLDEATSALDTESERVVQEALDQAAVGRTTIVIAHRLSTIRNADVIVVVQDGQVVESGSHHNLIQLENGLYTSLVRLQETKRNDAPPTPYPLGPSSVTAAFDVHNTSSRRQPMFSRSSSASSVNNIGGENMNMNMNITSRVNQEFPVPSFKRLLAMNIPEWKQALLGSAGAILFGAIQPLYAFALGSMISVYFLPDHEEIKRRTMIYALYFLGLAVFSMVVNIIQHYNFAAMGEYLTKRVRERMLSKMLTFEIGWFDREENSSGAICSRLAKDANVVRSLVGDRSALLIQTFSAVTIACTMGLVIAWRLALVMIAVQPLIIVCFYCKLVLLKNMSQKAMKLQEGSSKLAAEAVANLRTITAFSSQTRILKMLHEAQKAPMHESIKQAWYAGFGLGFSQSLMACTWALDFWYGGKLISDGHLGSEALFQTFMILVSTGRVIADAGTMTNDLAKGSDAVQSVFAVLDRYTLIEPEDPDGEKPEIITGHVEIHNVDFAYPARPDVMIFKGFSIDIEAGKSTALVGQSGSGKSTIIGLIERFYDPIKGVVKIDGRDIRSYHLRTLRKYIALVSQEPTLFAVTIRENIVYGASKEVSESEIIEAAKAANAHDFITVMKDGYDTWCGDRGVQLSGGQKQRIAIARAILKNPTVLLLDEATSALDSQSEKVVQEALDRMMVGRTSLVVAHRLSTIQSCDTIAVLEKGRVVENGNHGSLLARGPTGAYYSLVSLQKPTSTNHTIG is encoded by the exons ATGTTCCTCTCCCCATACAACCTCATAATCCTCTGTGTTAACATGTTTAAACAGAGTAAAAAGACAAACAATAAGATCAAAACTGGATCATTCCGGTCGATTTTTATGCACGCCGACGGTACCGACATGTTTCTGATGACTCTCGGGTGTTTCGGTGCTGTTGGCGACGGAATTGCGATGCCGACTATGTTACTTTTCACTAGCACCATCATGAATAATATTGGAGACTCTTCTTCTTTCACAGTTGATGTCTTCACTGATAAAATGAATAAG AACGCTGTAAATCTTTGTTACATGGCTATTGGGATTTGGGTTGCATGTTTTCTTG AGGGGTATTGCTGGGCAAGAACAGCAGAGAGACAAGCATCAAGATTGAGGTCAGCTTATTTGAAAGCAGTATTAAGGCAAGAAGTTGCGTATTTTGATTTGAATGTTACAAGCACAGCTGAGATCATTACTAGTGTTTCTAGTGATAGTCTTGTTATTCAAGAATGCATCAGCGAAAAG GTACCAGTGTTCTTAATGAACATTTCAGTTTTCAGCAGTGCATACATAGTAGCATTCATATTACTATGGAGGCTAGCAATTGTTGGAGTTCCATTTATAATAGTTCTAGTCATACCCGGTCTGATATACGGGCGTGTTCTGTTAAACTTATCAAGAAAAACAAGAGAAGAGTACAACAAGGCCGGTACAGTGGCCGAACAGGCGATCTCATCCGTGCGAACGGTCTACTCGTTCGTCGGTGAGAACAAGAGTTTGTTAGAGTACTCTGCTGCTTTAGAAGGCACTGTAAAGCTCGGTTTACAGCAGGGGTTGGCTAAAGGTGTTGCCATTGGTAGCAACGGTGTCGCTTTTGCGGTTTGGTCGTTCTTGTGTTGGTATGGTAGTAGGTTGGTGATGTACCATGGAGCTAGTGGTGGAACTGTGTTTGCTGTTGGTGCTGCCATTGCCACTGGTGGAct ATCACTAGGTTCCGGATTATCGAACGTGAAGTACTTCTCGGATGCAATGGCTGCAAGCGAACGCATACGCGAAATCATCATACGAGTCCCCGAAATCGATTCAGACAACATGGAAGGTGAGATACTGGAACAAATATCCGGGGAAGTGGAATTTAAGAACGTTAAATTCACGTATCCGTCACGACCAGAATCTTTGATATTCAAAGAGTTTAACTTAAAGGTTCCCGCGGGGAAAACAGTGGCGTTGGTGGGTGGGAGTGGGTCGGGTAAATCTACGGTGATCGCGTTGTTGCAAAGGTTTTATGATCCTCAAAGAGGAGAGATTTGTGTGGATGGTGTGAGGATTGATAAGCTACAACTAAAGTGGTTGAGATCACAAATGGGGTTGGTGAGTCAAGAGCCTGCTTTGTTTGCAACAACTATTAAGGAGAATATACTTTTTGGTAAGGAGGATGCTACTATGGATGAAGTTGTTGAGGCTGCTAAAGCTTCAAATGCTCATAACTTTATTTCTCAGTTGCCTCAAGCCTATGACACTCAG GTTGGCGAACGAGGAGTTCAATTGTCGGGTGGGCAAAAACAAAGAATTGCAATTGCTCGTGCAATAATCAAGTCACCACGTATCCTTCTTTTGGACGAGGCTACAAGTGCACTCGACACAGAATCAGAACGAGTGGTTCAAGAAGCACTTGATCAGGCTGCAGTTGGTCGAACCACCATCGTCATAGCTCACCGCCTCTCAACTATTAGAAACGCAGACGTCATAGTGGTGGTGCAGGATGGTCAAGTTGTCGAGTCTGGTTCCCATCATAACCTCATCCAACTTGAAAACGGCCTCTACACATCACTCGTTCGCCTCCAAGAAACCAAACGAAACGATGCACCACCCACTCCTTACCCTCTTGGACCATCGTCGGTCACTGCAGCCTTTGATGTCCATAACACGAGCAGCCGTAGGCAGCCAATGTTTAGCCGGTCGAGCTCTGCAAGCTCAGTCAACAACATTGGAGGTGagaacatgaacatgaacatgaacatcACCTCTCGGGTCAACCAAGAATTTCCGGTTCCTTCCTTTAAGAGGCTTTTAGCAATGAATATTCCCGAATGGAAGCAAGCATTGTTAGGGAGCGCAGGCGCAATTCTATTCGGTGCGATTCAACCCCTTTATGCATTTGCTTTGGGGTCAATGATATCCGTTTATTTCTTACCCGACCACGAGGAAATCAAGCGCAGAACGATGATTTATGCATTGTATTTCTTGGGTTTAGCGGTTTTCTCGATGGTAGTCAATATCATTCAGCATTACAATTTCGCTGCCATGGGTGAGTACTTAACCAAGAGGGTTCGCGAACGTATGTTGTCAAAGATGCTCACCTTTGAAATTGGGTGGTTCGATCGCGAAGAAAATTCAAGTGGAGCCATATGTTCCAGGCTTGCTAAAGATGCCAATGTG GTACGGTCATTGGTGGGTGATCGATCCGCGCTTCTAATTCAAACATTTTCGGCAGTGACAATCGCGTGCACGATGGGGTTGGTAATTGCATGGAGATTAGCATTGGTTATGATCGCGGTTCAACCGCTTATAATCGTGTGCTTTTATTGCAAACTAGTTTTGTTAAAGAACATGTCACAAAAAGCCATGAAATTACAAGAGGGAAGCAGCAAGCTCGCAGCTGAAGCAGTCGCGAATCTACGTACAATCACGGCCTTTTCATCTCAAACGCGGATCCTCAAAATGCTCCACGAGGCCCAAAAAGCACCAATGCATGAAAGCATCAAGCAAGCTTGGTATGCAGGATTCGGGCTCGGGTTTTCTCAAAGCCTCATGGCTTGTACTTGGGCTCTAGACTTTTGGTATGGTGGGAAATTGATTAGTGACGGTCATCTCGGATCGGAAGCTTTGTTTCAAACGTTTATGATCTTGGTAAGCACCGGGAGGGTCATTGCGGATGCCGGGACCATGACAAATGATCTAGCTAAAGGGTCCGATGCAGTGCAGTCGGTTTTCGCGGTGTTGGACCGTTACACTTTGATAGAGCCCGAGGATCCGGATGGTGAGAAGCCCGAGATCATTACGGGTCACGTAGAAATACACAATGTGGACTTCGCGTACCCTGCTCGGCCTGACGTCATGATCTTTAAAGGGTTCTCTATAGATATCGAAGCTGGGAAATCAACCGCGCTGGTTGGACAAAGCGGATCCGGAAAATCGACCATCATCGGGTTAATCGAGCGTTTTTACGATCCAATAAAAGGCGTTGTCAAAATCGACGGTAGAGATATAAGGTCGTATCATTTAAGAACTCTAAGAAAATATATCGCACTCGTGAGCCAAGAGCCAACACTTTTCGCGGTTACTATACGTGAAAACATCGTATACGGAGCTTCTAAGGAGGTTAGTGAATCCGAGATAATCGAGGCTGCAAAAGCAGCCAATGCTCATGATTTTATAACAGTTATGAAAGATGGGTATGACACATGGTGCGGTGATCGAGGTGTACAACTTTCCGGGGGACAAAAACAACGCATCGCTATAGCCCGTGCCATATTGAAAAACCCCACTGTTTTGTTACTAGACGAAGCGACTAGTGCACTAGATAGTCAATCAGAAAAGGTTGTACAAGAGGCACTCGACCGAATGATGGTTGGGCGGACTAGTCTAGTGGTTGCGCACCGGCTAAGCACCATACAAAGTTGTGACACAATTGCGGTTTTGGAAAAGGGGAGGGTGGTTGAGAACGGGAACCATGGTTCGTTACTAGCGAGAGGGCCGACTGGAGCTTACTACTCCTTGGTTAGTCTCCAGAAGCCGACTTCTACTAACCATACGATCGGTTAA